TTACTAATTCAGTTCATTAAAATTTTATCAACAACAATTTTATAAAGCTCTTTACCGTAACTAAAGCCGCCATGATGAGCATTAATTTTGCAATGTTCTCTCTCGCAAAAGATGTCATTGAAGAAGGGGCCTACCTTGCTCTTTTTTATAGTCCTTTTGCTTTTGGGATACTGAAAAACTTTCTTGGGATTTTCACTTCAAGTGGTAAGCAAAAGGGGAGTGAAGGATTGCTTCCATCTGGTGCGTATATCTACCCTTCACTGGACGTTGATTATCTCATCACCGAAGTTCTTGGAAACAGGGAGATAATTGCAGTCGCCAGAAATCCCCATCTTTTTGAAAAGTATGAAATCCCCCTTCTGTGGCTGAGCAAAGTGGAAAAGGAGAATGCTGTCAGCCCAACTCACCTTGAAAAGATTCTTCACTGGGCTGTGACAACGATTACCAATGAGCATGCTTTGATTTTTGATGGTGTTGAATACCTTATTTTGGAAAACGGGTTTGAGCCTGTTTTTAGATTCCTCGTTAATTTAAAGGACCAAATTCTCCTTAAAAACTCGGTTCTCGTCCTTGTAGTTGATGAAAGAGCCTTAGAAGAAAAGCATGCCTTTCTCCTGCAGAGGGAGTTCAAAAAGATTCTCTAAAACGGCAACCTTAAATATTCTCCCTTCCAAACTTTCTCGGTGAGTGGAATGCTCCATCACGTCAAGCTTATATACGCAACGAAAAGCAGGAAGCTTGTTGGAAAGAAGATAGTACTTGCCATACCGGGGAGCATAGCGGCTGTGGAGTGTGTCAAGCTTGCGAGAGAGCTCATAAGACACGGTGCCGAGGTTCATGCGGTTATGAGTGAAAATGCCCAGAAGATAATTCACCCCTATGCCATGGAGTTCGCCACCGGTAACAGGGTTATCACGGAGATCACGGGTTTTGTCGAGCATGTTGAGCTTGCCGGAGAGCATGAAAACAAGGCAGATTTGATTCTTGTTTGTCCGGCAACGGCCAACACCATATCAAAAATAGCCTGCGGGATTGACGATACTCCAGTCACCACCGTGGTAACAACCGCTTTTGCCCATACACCAATAATGATTGCCCCGGCAATGCATTCAACAATGTACGATCATCCGATAGTTAGGGAGAACATAGAGAAGCTCAAAAAGCTTGGAGTTGAATTTATCGGGCCGAGGTTTGAAGAAGGGAAAGCTAAAGTGGCGAGCATCGATGAGATTGTTTACCGTGTGATTAAAAAGCTCCACAAGAAGGATCTTGCCGGAAAGAGAGTTTTAGTGACTGCCGGGGCAACGAGAGAATACATTGATCCAATAAGGTTCATCACAAACAGGAGCAGTGGAAAGATGGGGGTAGCTATTGCTGAAGAGGCCGATTTTAGAGGAGCTGAGGTCACTTTGATAAAAACCGAGGGAAGTGCGCCGAGCTTTGTGGAGAACCAGATTGAAGTTGAAACGGTTGGAGAGATGCTCGAGGCAATAGAGCGGGAGCTTTCGAGCAAGAAGTACGATGTCGTGGTTTTGGCAGCGGCTGTAAGTGATTTTACCCCCAAAGAGAAAGCGGGAAAAAAGATAAAGAGCGGCCAACCTTTGATCCTTGAGCTCGTCCCAACGCCGAAGATAATCCAGAGGGTCAAGGAAATCCAACCTGATGTCTTTCTTGTGGGCTTCAAGGCGGAGTATGGAGTTAGTGAGGAAGAACTAATCGAGCAGGCGAGAAAGCAAATAGAAAAGGCGAAGAGCGACGTGGTGATAGCTAACAGGGGAGAGGTTGCATTTGGAAGTGAAGTGAACGAAGTCTACTGGGTTACCAAAAAAGGTTATGAGAAATTCCCACTAATGAGCAAGAGGGAGCTGGCGGAGAAGATATGGGACAAGATTGTGGAAATTTTAAAGTAAAATCAAACCTCCGTGGTGGCAGGCAAGAGAACAATCCTGTTGGGAGTGATTGTGTAATACCATGACCTTAGGGTGTACTCGACGAAGGCACTTTTAATTACTGTGAGCTTTCTTTTAATTTCGTTTTCTTTAACCTCTATTCCAAACTTGAAGAGGTTGAGGGAGAAACTGTTTACTATTTCCACAACGTTTTCAGGGAATATCTTGACGTTGAAGGTTACGAGAACGTTGTTACTTTCACCTTTCGAGAGAACCCTAATGAGCGCTGGAATGACTATGATAAGCTCCTCTGGATATTTGACTCCGTAGAGATCGAGGCCCAAAACAAGGAATAAGGTATTACTTTTTGTGCCCAAAGCTGCCTTGATCCTGCCTATAATAATCTCAGCATCTTTTGTTTTGATAAGAAGATTTGGATTTAGTTCCTCTTCAAGAAATGGATTCACGGATATCAGGTATGCATCTCCAAAGACCTCACTGGCATCTTTGTACACCGACTTCAGATACTTTAAGACAGAAGCATATGCGTCTTGAAAGGAGATTATTACAAGCTCCTTGTAATCTCTTCTCAGCCTCTTTATTAAGTGGTAAAGCACGCTCTCGATGTCGCTACCTATCTCATGGTTCAGG
The Thermococcus sp. 2319x1 DNA segment above includes these coding regions:
- a CDS encoding DUF835 domain-containing protein, whose translation is MSINFAMFSLAKDVIEEGAYLALFYSPFAFGILKNFLGIFTSSGKQKGSEGLLPSGAYIYPSLDVDYLITEVLGNREIIAVARNPHLFEKYEIPLLWLSKVEKENAVSPTHLEKILHWAVTTITNEHALIFDGVEYLILENGFEPVFRFLVNLKDQILLKNSVLVLVVDERALEEKHAFLLQREFKKIL
- the coaBC gene encoding bifunctional phosphopantothenoylcysteine decarboxylase/phosphopantothenate--cysteine ligase CoaBC — its product is MLHHVKLIYATKSRKLVGKKIVLAIPGSIAAVECVKLARELIRHGAEVHAVMSENAQKIIHPYAMEFATGNRVITEITGFVEHVELAGEHENKADLILVCPATANTISKIACGIDDTPVTTVVTTAFAHTPIMIAPAMHSTMYDHPIVRENIEKLKKLGVEFIGPRFEEGKAKVASIDEIVYRVIKKLHKKDLAGKRVLVTAGATREYIDPIRFITNRSSGKMGVAIAEEADFRGAEVTLIKTEGSAPSFVENQIEVETVGEMLEAIERELSSKKYDVVVLAAAVSDFTPKEKAGKKIKSGQPLILELVPTPKIIQRVKEIQPDVFLVGFKAEYGVSEEELIEQARKQIEKAKSDVVIANRGEVAFGSEVNEVYWVTKKGYEKFPLMSKRELAEKIWDKIVEILK